AACACTTGAACAAGCAGGCAGTGGATTGAAGGATGTGGTACGCACCAGAACCTTTGTAACAGACATAACGCAATGGGAAGCATTTGCCAAAGCCCATGCTGAATATTTTGGCAACATCCGTCCCGTTGCCAGCCTCATAGAAGTAAAAGGGTTTATTGACCCCGAAATGCTGGTGGAAATAGAAATGACCGCAATCATTTCCGGTGCAAAAGTTTAGCACATTGACTATCAGGCATGTGTACATTTTACACAATAAACAATCGCATTTGCGCTATATTGCGGCCCCTTTAGCAACCGAGCACCCCAATGCAGGCAGCGTAGAACGAGTGATGAGCTATGCAGTATAACATTGGATATTACAAACCTTATCTCGCCGCTAAAGCATAAAACATATCTTATGAGCAGTACTGGTTTTCACAATTATACCGTGCCTTATCAGGTAGACGAACGGTATAGCAAGAAAGTCGCCTACTTCAGCATGGAATTTGCCGTGCATCAGCCCCTCAAAATATACAGCGGTGGTTTAGGATTTCTTTCCGGTTCACATTTGCGCAGCGCTTATGAACTGAAGCAGAATCTTATCGGTATTGGTATCCTTTGGAAATATGGTTATTACGACCAGGCCCGCAACCAAGACCAAACCTTGCAGGTACAATGGAACGAAAAGATTTACAACTACCTGGAAGATACCGGCATCAAATTTCAGATTCCCATTCATGATCATCCGGTTTGGGTAAAAGCTTACTACTTAAATCCAAGCACGTTCAACTCAGCTCCCCTGTTTTTGCTGAGTACCGATTTGCCGGAGAATGATTATGTAAGTCAAACCATTTGTCACCGGTTGTACGACGGCAATACCGCTACCAAAGTGGCACAATTCATTTTGTTGGGTATTGGTGGTGCCAAACTCATTGATGAGTTGAACTTCAACCCAGATGTGTACCATCTGAACGAAGCACATGCCATGAGCAGTGTGTTTTACCTGTACAAAAAGTTGGGCAGCGTTGAAGAAATTAAGAAGAAGCTTGTTTTTACTACGCATACGCCAGAAGAGGCCGGCAACGAAAAGCATGACATTTTCCTGTGTGAAAAAATGAGCTATTTCTACGGTATGCCGCTGGAAAAAGTAAGACAACTCACAGGTATTTACGATGATCAGGTTTAACCACTCACTGGCAGCGCTGCGATTTGCAAGAATTGCCAATGGTGTGAGCCAGCTACATGGCGAAGTGAGCCGTCAGATGTGGGGACACTATGAAAATGTAGCGCCTATCAAAGCCATTACCAACGCACAAAACTGGAAATACTGGGCCGATAAGCAACTCTACCGGTTTATGGAAGAGGGCAACGATTTTGGTTTTGATGATCGCAAACGCCATTTGAAAAAACGGGCTTTTGATATTGTAGCCGATCAAACAGGCAAGCTGCTCGATCCGGATGTACTCACTATCGTTTGGGCCCGCCGTTTTGCCGGTTACAAACGTGCAGAACTGCTGACCCGTGATTTGGCCCGCTTCGAACGGCTCATCAACAACATCGATCGTCCTGTACAAATTATTTGGGCTGGCAAACCTTACCCGTTGGACTACCCTGCTATCAGCGACTTTAACCACCTCGACCACCTGAGCAAGAGCTACAAAAATGTAGCGGTGTGCATCGGCTATGAATTGGCGTTGAGCAAGCGCCTGAAGCAAGCCGCAGATATTTGGCTGAACAATCCACGTGTGCCCCGCGAAGCCAGTGGCACCAGTGGTATGACAGCTGCTATGAATGGTGCTGTGAACCTGAGTACTCACGACGGCTGGATTTGTGAATTCATCAATCATGGCAACAACGGATTTGTTGTGCCTCCGATTGATTACAGCGCTGTTCACGTACAAGAGCAAGATCAATACGATCTCGATCAACTGTATAAAATTTTGGAAGAGCAGGTAGTGCCATTGTATTATGGCAACAAAGACACCTGGCGCCAGATTGTAAAAAATGGCATGCGGGATGTGCGTATTCAATTCGACAGCAACCGCATGGCTCACGAATATTACGAAGAGATGTACAAAGCCTGATAAAGGCATTCAACTACAAGCACAATCTGAATATCCCGGCTCCAGTAGCCGGGGTATTTATTTTTACCAAAAGCTATGAATGCCTCCATAGTTTTGCCTTCCCAACAGAAACAGAACACATGCATTATTTATCAGCAGAAAACCTTACCAAAGCTTACGGCGTAACTCCATTGTTTGATAACATTAGCTTCCACATAAACGAAGGTGATAAAGTAGCATTGGTGGCCCGCAATGGTGTAGGCAAAAGTACCCTGCTGAAAATACTGGCCGGCCGCGAAACGGCTGACAGTGGCAAGCTTTGGATTAGTAAGGACGTAAAAGTGGTGCTGTTTGAACAGGAACCGCAATTCATCGAACATCAAACCATTGCCCAAAACATCTTTCAACACGACCACCCTATTCTCAATGCCATTCGTGACTATGAAGAAGTGAGTGAATCGGGAGACGGTGAAAAAATTATGCAAGCCATTCAACGCATGGATGAACTGGGTGCATGGGATTTTGACGCCAGCGTAAAACAAATTTTGGGCAAGCTCAACATTCATTACCTCGACCAACGCATGATATCACTGAGTGGTGGCCAACGCAAACGAGTGGCACTGGCACGTACACTGATTGATGCAGGATTTGAAACTGGTCATGTGCTGCTCATAATGGACGAACCCACCAACCATCTGGATGTAGAAATGATTGAGTGGCTGGAGCATTACCTGAGTGCACAGCATGTAACGCTGCTGATGGTAACCCACGATCGTTATTTTCTGGATGCCGTGTGCGATGAAATATGGGAAATGGAACGCAGCAACATTTACACCTACAAAGGCGATTACGAAAACTTTTTGGAGAAGAAAGCTGCACGAATTGAAAACGAACTGAGCAGCATTGACAAGGCAAAAAACGAATACCGCAAAGAACTAGAGTGGATGCGCAAGCAACCCAAGGCCCGCACCACCAAAGCCAAAAGCCGCATAGATGCTTTTTACGATGTAGAAAGCAGGGCCAAACAAAAAGTGGTAGACGAGCAACTGCAATTGCAGGTAAAAATGACCCGCCTTGGTGGCAAGGTGGCCGAAATGAAAAAGGTGTACAAAGCATACGGAGAGAAGTCTATTCTCAATGGTTTTGACTACACTTTTGCCAAAGGCGAACGCATTGGCATTGTTGGTAAAAACGGCGTAGGTAAATCTACTTTCCTCAACATGCTACAAGGCTTGGAACAAGCCGATAGCGGTAAAATAAATATTGGTGACACCGTTGTATTTGGCAACTACAGCCAGGAAGGATTGCAATGGAAAGAAGACCTGCGGGTGATTGAATATGTAAAACAATTTGCAGAAACATTTCCATTGGCTGGTGGCGGAGCGCTTACCGCCAGTAAGTTTTTGGAGTTGTTTTTGTTTCCACCAGAAAAACAATACACCTATTTATCATCGTTGAGTGGTGGCGAAAAAGACGTTTGCAATTGCTCACCATTTTGTTTCGCAATCCCAACTTTTTGATACTCGACGAACCGACCAATGATTTGGATTTGCCAACGCTTGCCGTAGTCGAAAACTTTTTGGCCGACTATCAGGGCTGTGTACTCATTGTAAGCCACGACCGTTATTTCATGGACAGGCTTGTTGATCATTTGTTTGTTTTTGAAGGTGATGGTATAGTGCGGGATTACCCCGGCAACTATACACAATACCGCCTGGAAGAACAATGGAAAGAAAAACAAGCAGAGCAAAAAACAACATCTGAAAAAGAGAAACCAGTTGAAACTGCGGCAGCTCCGGTAGCCAAGAAAAAACTATCGTACAAAGAGCAACGAGAGTTGGAACAACTCGACAAGGACTTGCCCGCATTGGAAGCTGAAAAAGCAACACTTACTGAAAAAATGAGTAGCCCTCTCTCCTACGAAGAACTGCAGGAAGTATCAGCAAGGCTGATTGCCGTAACCAATGAACTGGAAGAAAAAGAAATGCGTTGGTTAGAACTCAGCGAAGTGGGCAATTAATGCTTGTGTATTTGCTGCTGCATCCAATCAGCGAAAGATGCAGCCCATTGTGCGTACAATTTTCCGGCAGGATGTAAGCCATCTTCTGCCAATAAACTACCGTCGTTTGATGCGGCTCTGCTGGCAGTGCTGTTATCTAAAAAAGTAACTTTATACTTATCGCAAAGTGCTTGCAGCACTGCATTAAATGCATCAATCTGTTGTGCGATAGCGTCTCTATCCTTGTCTTTTGCAAATGGCGTAACGCCCCAATCTGGTATAGACAACACCGCAACCCGATGCGATAAATTGCCTGCTAAATGAATGGCTTTACGCAACAAAAATTCAGCATCTTCCTGAAAGCTTTCAATAGATAAACCACGGTACTGATTGTTGACACCAATCAACAGCGACACCACATCATATGCCTCTTCCAGTTGATGATGAATCAGGTATTCCGCCAATTCAAAAGTGGTCCAGCCTGTTTTGGCTACAATCTCCGGAGCATGTACATGCACACCAGCTTTGCGCAAGAGTTGCATGGTTTGGTATGGAAACGATTCATACAAAGCAACGCCTTCTCCGATGGTATAACTATCGCCAAGGCATAAGAGGCTGTGGATATGCTGCGACATTTTAAAATTGCGTTTTCAGGATTTCATAAAAACGATACACATCTTCAAAGCTACAATACATGGGCGCTGGTGCCACACGAATAACGCCCGGTTCCCGGTAATCAACAATGATACCTGCAGCATGCATAGCATCATGAATGGCCCGGCCGTTTTCTTTGAAATACAAGGACAGTTGGGCTCCTCTTTCATCAGGATTTTCAGGCGTGATAATTTCAAAAGATAAATTGGGCAATTGCTGCAGGAGGTATTGCAAATAAGCAGTGAGTCGTATGCTTTTGGCCCGAAGATTTTCGATGCCTGCCTGCTCAAACATTTCCAGCGAAGCTTTCAGGCACACAGTGTTCATTACCTGCGATGTACTCATGCACCAGCCACTGGCATCGGCCTTGGGCACAAACCCTTTCTCCATTTTAAAACGGGTCTTTTCATCATTGCCCCACCAGCCGCCCAAGCGACCCAGCTGCACATTTTGTGCATGTTTTTCATGTACAAAAACGCCACCCACAGCACCCGGACCAGCATTCAAATATTTGTAACTGCACCATGCTGCAAAGTCTACATTCCAACCATGCAACTGCACAGGTACATTGCCGGTTACATGTGCCAAATCAAAACCAACCATCGCACCTGCTGCATGACCAGCCTTTGTGATAGCAGCCATATCAAACAATTGACCGGTATAATAATTCATGCCGGCAAACATCACCAATGCCAGTTCTTCAGCATGAGTGTTGATGCTCTCAATAATATCTGCTGTTCGCAACGTTTTTTCACCAGCTCTTGGTGCAATTTCTACAATGGCTTCATCGGGATTGAAACCATATTGCCGTACTTGTGTTTCCACTGCATATTGATCGCTGGGAAAAGCGCCGGCTTCCATCAATATTTTATACCGCTTGCCATTCGGTTTGTAAAACGACAACATCAACAGATGCAGGTTCACCGTTAAGGCATTCATCACCGTTACTTCTTGTGTAGAAGCGCCAACGAGTTTCGCCAATGTGGGTTTGCAATAATCCTGATAATACAACCAAGGATTGGTGCCACCGAAATAACCACCTACTGCCAGTTGTTGCCAACTGTTCAATTCGGTTTGTATAGCGTTGGCAACTGCCTTGGGTTGCAGGCCCAAACTATTGCCACAGAAATAAATGGCATTTCGGCCTTCATGCTGCGGAAAATGAAAATCATTTTTGAAAGTATGAAGCGGATCCTGAGCATCCAGTTGACGGGCAAAGGTTGATGTTGGTTCAAATGCAAGCATGGCGAAACGACAATTTTGTTTGAAGGTTTGTTGTGTAGCAGGCATATCCCGCAAACAACACAACGAATATCTGCAGATTTTAAGAATCCTTTGACATTACAAGCGTAGGGGCTTGTAAGTTTATGTGTTGATAGTGTTAATTTGCCGCAACCTCAATTGGCAACAATCCTTAATACAATCAACTTTGCGTGTATAAAATGCGACTCCTAATGATGAATGCGTTGGTAATGGCAGTTGTGGCGGGTGGCTTCATGTTGGCAGGATGCAATCAACCAAGTGTGCAGTCTCAATCTTTAAACGTAAGCATGCTCAACAGAACCATGGAAATGACAGATACCGCCACCTTTGGTGCCGGATGTTTTTGGTGTACAGAAGCGGTTTTTCAAGAACTCAAAGGCGTGTTGAAAGTAACCAGTGGATACAGCGGTGGTCATGTGGCCAACCCCACTTACGAGCAGGTAACCGCTAAAACCACCGGCCATGCAGAAGTAACACAAATCGTGTACAATCCGGAAGTCATCAGCTTTGATGAATTGTTGGAAGTTTTCTGGAAAACACATGACCCCACCACCCCCAATCGTCAGGGTGCTGACGTAGGTCCTCAATACCGTTCTGCTATTTTTTATCATACCGCTACGCAAAAAGAACTCGCAGAAAAATACAAAGCTGATCTGGATAAAAGCGGTGCATTTGCTGCCCCCATTGTTACCGAAATCAGTCCTTATAAAAACTTTTATTCGGCAGAAGATTACCACCAGAATTTTTATGCCAACAACCCCAACTACGGTTACTGCACCTATGTCATCAAACCGAAATTGGATAAGTTTCGAAAAGTATTTCAGGAAAAATTACGCAAATCAAATCCGGGTCAATAACCCGGATTTTTTGTTGCTGCATATCACTGCGGTTTAGTAGTATTGCTACATGCGTATATCCGTTGTCACCAGCCTGTTGGCCATAGTACTGCCTGCTTTTGTACAGGCACAGTTAGGCAGAACGCCACAAAAATTCACCCTCGACGATTCGTTGCGGGGAACGCTCAACGCCAACCGTAGCTGGTGGGATGTACAACGCTACGATATTACTGTAACGCCGGATTATACCAGCGAAACCATTGTTGGTCAAACCAGTATTCGGTTCAGCAGTAGTAAGCCCGGCAAGCTGATGCAGATTGATTTGCAACAGCCTTTGCTGATAGACAGCATTGTGCTCAATCAACTCCAGCGCATTTCATTTACCAGAAAAAACAACACCGCCTTATTGCAAATGCCTGCACAAATGCAAGCTGGTGAACACAACCTGCTCATCTATTATCATGGTCAGCCACGCAAAGCCATACGAGCCCCCTGGGATGGCGGCTGGGTATGGACCAAAGACAATAAAGGCCGCCCCTGGATGACGGTGGCATGTCAGGGCTTGGGCGCCTCCGTTTGGTATCCATGCAAAGACCACCAAAGTGATGAACCTGATTTGGGTTCATCGCTTACGATGATTGTGCCTGATACACTCACAGCTGTTGGCAATGGCAGACTCACCAACAAAATGCCCATGGGCGATAAAACGGCCTGGCGCTGGGAAGTAAAAAATCCCATCAACAATTACAACATCATTCCATACATCGGCAAGTATGTATCGTTTGAAGAACAATACAACGGCGAAGATGGTGTGCTCGATTGCAGCTATTGGGTGCTCGATTATGAACTGGAAAAAGCCAAAGAACAATTCAAACAAGTGAAGCCGATGCTTCAATGTTTTGAGCATTGGTTTGGCCCCTATCCTTTTTATGCCGATGGCTACAAACTCGTTCAATCATCGCATCTAGGCATGGAGCACCAAAGTGCCGTGGCCTATGGCAACAACTTTATGAATGGCTACCGTGGCCGTGACCTGAGCGGTACAGGATGGGGTTCCAAATGGGATTTCATTATTATTCATGAAAGCGGACACGAATGGTTTGGCAACAACATTACCAGCAAAGACATTGCCGACATGTGGATTCATGAAGGGTTTACCAACTACAGCGAAACCATATACACACAATGCCTGTTTGGCAAAGCTGCCTGCGAAGCTTACGTGCAAGGCATTCGCAAAAACATCATGAACGACAGGCCAATCATTGGTGAATATGGCGTAAACCACGAAGGCAGTGGCGATATGTATTACAAAGCGGCCAACATGATTCACACCATTCGTACGGCCATGCAAAACGACAGCAGTTTTCGGCAGCTGCTGCGGGGCATGTACAAAACCTATTTTCATGGCACCACTTCTACTGTAGAACTGCAGGCATACATACAACAGTTTGTGTCGTTTGATGTGAAAGCAGTGTTTGATCAATACCTGCGTACCACACAGATTCCGTTGTTGCAATGGAGCATCAACAGCGGTCAGCTGAAAGTGAAGTTTACTGATTGTAACGCTGCATTTCGTTTGCCTGTGTATTTGCCCACCGGCATTGGGCAGGGCGTTTGGAAAACCATACAGGCCAATGAGTGGACAACAATTGCCACATCATTGAATGATGAAAACATCAGTAGTGAGTGGAATAAAAATTTGTATATCCGGTATCAGGATTAATCAATCCAACTGTGTAGGTGCAGCGGTAGCTGGTGTAACTTCTGGCATGCGGCGGGCACCAATAAACCGGCGGCTCCAATACTTGCTTTGGAGGTCGCCAATGCTTACGCCTTCGCTGCTACTGGCATGAATGAATTTGTTGTTTTGCAAGTACATACCCACATGGCTAATACCGCCGGTGGTATTAAAAAAAACAAAATCACCTTCCCGCAATTCATCCCGCTTAATGCCTTGCATGGCCACATATTGCTCACGGGCAGTGCGTGGCAGCACCCAGCCAAATGTATATTCCGAAATCACCTGCATGAAAGCCGAGCAATCAATGCCTTTGGTGGTTTTGCCGCCATACCGGTAGCGTGTGCCGTACCAATCATCAATGTTTTTGTACAACACGAGGTTCGATAATTTCTCTACCGATTCATTGAGCAGAATGGCGTATTTAAATTGGACAGGAATGAAATTTTCCAACGCGGATCCCAGGGTTTTGCCCAGGTTAAAATCAGGACTTTTTAAGGATGTTTCCTGACGACGGGCCGCCATCAAAATAGAATCGAAATTGCGGAGCGGTATGTCTCTCTCCAGCAGGCTGTCTTTTACCTGCGGGATGGCTTGCGCCAAATTTACCCTTGGCGTAGCCTTTGGTTTCGCCTTTGCGGTGCTGGCTGGTTTCTTCTTGCTGACCGTTTTCTTTTGTGTAGTTGTTTTCTTGGGGGCAGGCTTTTTGGCACTGCTTTTCCGCTGCGCTTCGGCATAGCTACTGCAGAGCAGCAACATAGCCATCACACATATAGTACACAATCGTTTGATCATCAACTCCATCCACACAAATTTAGCGAGGGGCAAAAATACCGGAAAATGCCTAGCGACCATCATCCGGCCGTCAAATTTGACAGTCATGCTATCAATAAAACCGTGCCACAATTGAGCCTCAACGGTTTACATTTTTCCTAAAAAAATTGTACGGTTTTGTGGAAAATGAAAGCGGTATCATCCGCCCTTTTACGCCAAATTTGACCCCTTGCATTGTGGTAAATCGTACCGAAAATTTGTAGCGTTATGCCTTGTTTTTCCCACCTCCATTGTCATACTCAGTATTCATTGCTCGATGGCGCCGCCAGCATCGATTCGCTGTACAAAAAAGCAGCGGCCCACAACATGCCCGGCCTCGCCATAACCGACCATGGCAACATGTTTGGTGCTTTTGAATTTGTGAGCCAGGCCTGGAAAAACACCCGTGTGGTGGGCAAAAATGAAGATGGCTCAGACAAAATTGAGCCAGTGGTAAAACCCATTGTAGGCTGTGAGTTTTATGTGGTGGAAAACATGCACCGCAAAACTTTTTCTAAAGAACAAAAAGACGAACGCTACCATCAGGTATTGCTGGCCAAAAACAAACAAGGTTATCAAAACCTCATCAAGCTCACCTCGTTGGGTTTTATTGAGGGCATGTACAGCAAGTATCCGCGTATAGAAAAATCGCTGATTGAAAAATACCACGAAGGTTTGATTGCCACCACCTGTTGCATTGGTGCCTATGTGCCCCAAACCATTTTGCACGATGGTGAAGAAGCCGCAGAAAAAGAGTTTCAGTGGTGGCATAATTTGTTTGGCGATGATTACTTCATTGAATTGCAGCGGCACAACATGCCCGAGCAAGACCAGATTAATGAAGTGCTGATGCGCTTTGCCAAAAAGTACAACGTACCGGTAATTGCCACCAACGACAGCCACTACACCGATCAGGACGACTATAACGCCCACGATATTTTGCTGTGCATCAACACCGGTGAAAAGCAAAGCACACCGGGCTTTGATGACATGACGAATGATGAAGTGCACATGAAAAATAGGCGCTTCAAATTTCCCAACGATCAGTTTTATTTTAAAACGCCGGATGAAATGTCGAAGCTCTTCAGCGACATTCCACAAGCGATAGACAACACCAACATGATTGTAGATCGTGTGGAAGTGTTGAACCTGAAGAAAGATATTTTACTGCCCAACTTTCCCATTCCGCCATCCTTCAAAATTCATGAAAGCGATGTGCTGAACCAGTGGGAATACCTGAAGCATCTTACTTACGAAGGCGCTATGAAACGCTATGGTGAAATTTCGGAGTCGACACGTGAACGTCTGGACTTCGAATTGAACACCATCAAAATCATGGGCTTTGCCGGTTACTTTTTGATTGTAAGCGATTTCATTAAAGCCGGTCGTGATTTGGGAGTGTTTGTGGGTCCGGGTCGTGGTTCGGCAGCGGGTAGTGCAGTGGCTTATTGCATCGGCATTACCAATATCGACCCCATTAAATACAACCTGCTGTTCGAACGTTTCCTCAACCCCGACCGTAAGAGCATGCCCGATATTGATACGGACTTCGATGATGAAGGCCGTCAGCGGGTAATTGACTATGTGGTGGACAAATATGGCAAAGCACAGGTAGCACAGATCATCACCTACGGTACCATGGCTGCCAAAATGAGTATTAAAGACGTGGCCCGTGTACTCGATTTGCCACTGGCTGACAGCAACGCTTTGGCAAAGTTGGTGCCCGATAAACCAGGTACCAATTTGGGCCGTGTGCTCAAGGCACCACTCACCAAAAAAGAAGGTGAAAAAAGCCTGGAAGAAAAAGAACAGCTGGCACCAGAAGATATTGAGAACGTAAAACAGCTACGGGAAATTTACAAAGGCAATGACATCAGGGCGCAGGTGCTGAAAGAAGCCGAACGTTTGGAAGGCTCTGTTCGCAACACCGGCATCCACGCAGCGGGTATCATTATTGCGCCAAAAGATTTGACAGAGCTGATACCTGTAGCTACTGCCAAAGATTCTGATTTGTGGGTTACACAAATAGAAGGTAGTGTGATTGAAGATGCCGGCGTCATCAAGATGGACTTTTTGGGTTTGAAAACCTTGTCCATTTTGAAAACGGCATTGGAACTCATCAAAGAAAATCATGGAGTAGTCATCGAACCCGATGATTTACCATTGGATGATGCCAAAACCTATCAGCTGTATCAACGTGGCGAAACCAACGGTACGTTTCAGTTTGAAAGTACGGGCATGCAGAAATACCTGCGGGACCTGAAGCCCGACCAGTTCGCCGATTTGATTGCCATGAACGCCTTGTATCGTCCGGGGCCATTGGCGTACATCCCCAAATTCATTGCCCGTAAGCACGGCCTCGAACCCATTGAATATGACCTGCCGGAAATGGAAGAATACCTGGCAGAAACATACGGCATTACCGTGTATCAGGAACAGGTGATGTTGCTGAGCCAAAAGTTGGCGGGTTTTAGCAAGGGCGATGCCGACGTACTGCGGAAAGCGATGGGTAAGAAGGACCGCAAAACGCTGGACAAAATGAAAGGCAAGTTTGTAGATGGTGCCATTGCCAAAGGCATGGCGGCCGACAAACTGGAAAAAATATGGACCGACTGGGAAGCCTTCGCCCAATATGCGTTCAACAAATCGCATTCAACCTGCTATGCATTTGTAGCGTACCAAACAGCCTACCTCAAAGCCCACTACCCCAGCGAGTACATGGCGGCGGTGCTCAACCATGCCGGTGCCTTGGAAAAAATCACCTTCTTCATGGAAGAGTGTAAACGGATGGGCATTAAAGTACTCGGTCCGGATATCAACGAATCGAAGCAAGGTTTTGCTGTCAACAAAAAAGGAGAAATCCGTTTTGGTTTGGGTGGTTTGAAAGGCGTGGGCGAAGCTGCTATTCAAAGCATTATTGAAGAGCGGGAACAAAACGGCCGCTATCAAAATGTGTTTGATTTTATCAAACGCATCAATCAAAGAACCGTGAATAAAAAATCGCTGGAAAGCCTGATTTACTCTGGTGCATTTGATTGCTTTGAAGACCTGCATCGGGCACAATACTTTTTTGTGCCAAAAGGCGAAAGCATGAATGGATTGGAACGTATCATTCGCTATGGCAACCAATTGCAGCAGCAAAGTGCCAGCACGGCCAACACTTTGTTTGGCAACCTTGCAGATAGTCTGGATGTACAACTGCCCAAACTACCACCTTGCGACCCTTGGACACTGACCGATAAACTCGGGCATGAAAAGGATGTAACGGGCATGTTTATGAGTGGCCACCCACTCGACCACTTCCGTTTTGAGCTGAAACATTATGGCGTAACGCCGCTCGGTGAGTTCAATGAATTTACCGACAGCATCAACGAGCAAAGCAGCCCGACACGCCCCTTCCGGTTGGCAGGTTTGGTGGTAGGGGCACAACATCGCACCACACGTACGGGCAGAAACTTTGCCATTCTTGCTATAGAAGATTATACAGGCAAGGCAGAGTTTGCCTTATGGAGTCAAGACTATACGAAGTATGCGCAGTTCCTCAACATTGGTTTGAACTTATATGTAGTAGGCCAACACAAACCACGCATGAAATACGGCCCCGATCAACAGCTGGAGCAGCAAGGTTGGGAGTTTAAAATATCGGGTATTTATTTGCTGGAAACCCTGCGTACAAGTGCCACCAAACAGGTAGATATTTTGATTGAGCCATCTAATATTACCACACAAATGATTGGGTTTATGGAACAACAACTCAAGAAAAATGTAGGTGGTACCAAACTGAAATTTTTGGTGCGGGATAGCATCCGCAATTTTGATATTGAAATGATGAGCAGCAAAAGCTACAGCCTCAATGAAGAGATGGCCGACTATCTGCTCAACACAACTGAGTTGGATGTGAAAGTAACGATGACCGATTTAGGCTAATCGTTTCCAATATCAAATATGGCTGGCATTACAACTGATGCCAGCCATATTTTTTTCCATAAGCAATCAGCCATGCCACTACCCTGTTGTACGATTGCAGGCCCTGTGGCTGATTGTTGCTCCACAAGTATCGTTCGTATATCCAATTAAGCCACTGCTGTGCAGGATGCTTGTGTTCCATCACCCATTGCCGCATTTCTTTGCGATGCAACTGCAGCATGTAAGGCACTTCTTTGTATCGCTGCTTCGCCAAAACACTATCCCGCACCCACATGTCGCTGACGGCATAGTCATGCATTTCGGCATAAGTGCTGTATTGCAGCAATGCAGAAGTGGATTGTTTGCCAACTAAATATCCGATGAGATTGGCTTCGCTTTCGCTGCCAAAACCCAGCTGATGCGCCACTTCATGACTCACTGTAAACGGCAGCGTAAATGCAGGGGCGTGAAAGTTTACCTGCGCTTCGCCAGTGAATGGAAACAAATAACCACCGTAGCCGGTGTATGATTGTAAAGGCCCGAGCAGATTGGGTTTCAAACTGCTGTGCTCCAACGCAAGCCAGCTATATTGCTGTGAAGCATTTACATACGCAACAGTCACCATTTCATTGA
The Phnomibacter ginsenosidimutans genome window above contains:
- a CDS encoding RidA family protein — translated: MSERINYSSGAVWEELVGYSRAVQVGNVIEIAGTTAYVNGELVGRGDLYAQCTCIFEKVAATLEQAGSGLKDVVRTRTFVTDITQWEAFAKAHAEYFGNIRPVASLIEVKGFIDPEMLVEIEMTAIISGAKV
- the glgP gene encoding alpha-glucan family phosphorylase, producing the protein MIRFNHSLAALRFARIANGVSQLHGEVSRQMWGHYENVAPIKAITNAQNWKYWADKQLYRFMEEGNDFGFDDRKRHLKKRAFDIVADQTGKLLDPDVLTIVWARRFAGYKRAELLTRDLARFERLINNIDRPVQIIWAGKPYPLDYPAISDFNHLDHLSKSYKNVAVCIGYELALSKRLKQAADIWLNNPRVPREASGTSGMTAAMNGAVNLSTHDGWICEFINHGNNGFVVPPIDYSAVHVQEQDQYDLDQLYKILEEQVVPLYYGNKDTWRQIVKNGMRDVRIQFDSNRMAHEYYEEMYKA
- a CDS encoding ABC-F family ATP-binding cassette domain-containing protein, producing MHYLSAENLTKAYGVTPLFDNISFHINEGDKVALVARNGVGKSTLLKILAGRETADSGKLWISKDVKVVLFEQEPQFIEHQTIAQNIFQHDHPILNAIRDYEEVSESGDGEKIMQAIQRMDELGAWDFDASVKQILGKLNIHYLDQRMISLSGGQRKRVALARTLIDAGFETGHVLLIMDEPTNHLDVEMIEWLEHYLSAQHVTLLMVTHDRYFLDAVCDEIWEMERSNIYTYKGDYENFLEKKAARIENELSSIDKAKNEYRKELEWMRKQPKARTTKAKSRIDAFYDVESRAKQKVVDEQLQLQVKMTRLGGKVAEMKKVYKAYGEKSILNGFDYTFAKGERIGIVGKNGVGKSTFLNMLQGLEQADSGKINIGDTVVFGNYSQEGLQWKEDLRVIEYVKQFAETFPLAGGGALTASKFLELFLFPPEKQYTYLSSLSGGEKDVCNCSPFCFAIPTF
- a CDS encoding SGNH/GDSL hydrolase family protein, which translates into the protein MSQHIHSLLCLGDSYTIGEGVALYESFPYQTMQLLRKAGVHVHAPEIVAKTGWTTFELAEYLIHHQLEEAYDVVSLLIGVNNQYRGLSIESFQEDAEFLLRKAIHLAGNLSHRVAVLSIPDWGVTPFAKDKDRDAIAQQIDAFNAVLQALCDKYKVTFLDNSTASRAASNDGSLLAEDGLHPAGKLYAQWAASFADWMQQQIHKH
- the kynU gene encoding kynureninase; the protein is MLAFEPTSTFARQLDAQDPLHTFKNDFHFPQHEGRNAIYFCGNSLGLQPKAVANAIQTELNSWQQLAVGGYFGGTNPWLYYQDYCKPTLAKLVGASTQEVTVMNALTVNLHLLMLSFYKPNGKRYKILMEAGAFPSDQYAVETQVRQYGFNPDEAIVEIAPRAGEKTLRTADIIESINTHAEELALVMFAGMNYYTGQLFDMAAITKAGHAAGAMVGFDLAHVTGNVPVQLHGWNVDFAAWCSYKYLNAGPGAVGGVFVHEKHAQNVQLGRLGGWWGNDEKTRFKMEKGFVPKADASGWCMSTSQVMNTVCLKASLEMFEQAGIENLRAKSIRLTAYLQYLLQQLPNLSFEIITPENPDERGAQLSLYFKENGRAIHDAMHAAGIIVDYREPGVIRVAPAPMYCSFEDVYRFYEILKTQF
- the msrA gene encoding peptide-methionine (S)-S-oxide reductase MsrA — encoded protein: MRLLMMNALVMAVVAGGFMLAGCNQPSVQSQSLNVSMLNRTMEMTDTATFGAGCFWCTEAVFQELKGVLKVTSGYSGGHVANPTYEQVTAKTTGHAEVTQIVYNPEVISFDELLEVFWKTHDPTTPNRQGADVGPQYRSAIFYHTATQKELAEKYKADLDKSGAFAAPIVTEISPYKNFYSAEDYHQNFYANNPNYGYCTYVIKPKLDKFRKVFQEKLRKSNPGQ